In Shouchella patagoniensis, the following are encoded in one genomic region:
- a CDS encoding SepM family pheromone-processing serine protease codes for MEENRRKFAWKRWVILFIVILLLGRWELPYYYSQPGIAQTLEGMIDVEEGYKDDTGSFMLTTIRSAKATPILAFWSVFSEFRSLYPAPEDLSDDEYDERQRILMNNSQENAKIAAYQAAGIGEVDIEYNGVYITDTIDGMSADNVIKAGDLITQVDGEDVRTEEELLQKLSGFDDGEEVQLTVDYNGEIRTEILVFTEFPEEANVSQGRVGVGIVGPVTNRTASFDPEVTITAGAIGGPSAGLMFSLEIYSQLLEIDLTKGYEIAGTGTIDEQGNVGPIGGANQKVVAANREGADFFLVPNQKGAVGSNYEEAKEAAESINTSMEIIPIDTIDEALEFLISLPDNN; via the coding sequence ATGGAGGAAAATCGGCGCAAGTTTGCTTGGAAACGATGGGTAATTCTTTTCATCGTTATATTACTATTAGGGAGATGGGAATTGCCCTATTACTATAGCCAACCAGGAATCGCCCAAACATTAGAGGGAATGATTGATGTAGAGGAAGGTTACAAAGACGACACGGGTTCCTTTATGTTAACGACAATTCGAAGTGCTAAAGCTACACCGATTTTAGCGTTTTGGTCAGTTTTTAGCGAATTTAGATCATTGTATCCTGCTCCAGAAGATTTGTCAGATGATGAATACGATGAGCGGCAACGAATTCTTATGAATAATTCGCAAGAAAATGCAAAAATTGCTGCATACCAAGCCGCAGGTATTGGAGAGGTGGATATTGAATACAACGGCGTCTATATAACGGATACAATTGATGGCATGTCTGCAGATAATGTCATTAAAGCCGGTGATTTGATTACACAGGTAGATGGAGAAGATGTTCGAACGGAAGAGGAACTGCTACAAAAATTGTCTGGATTTGATGATGGAGAAGAAGTTCAGCTCACGGTTGACTATAATGGAGAGATACGGACTGAAATACTCGTATTTACAGAATTTCCGGAAGAAGCGAATGTTAGTCAAGGAAGAGTTGGAGTGGGGATTGTTGGACCTGTTACAAATAGAACCGCATCATTCGATCCAGAAGTAACAATTACAGCTGGTGCAATTGGTGGTCCGTCTGCCGGTTTAATGTTTTCGTTAGAGATATACAGTCAATTACTAGAAATAGATTTAACGAAAGGTTACGAAATCGCTGGTACAGGAACGATTGATGAACAAGGTAATGTTGGACCAATTGGAGGAGCAAACCAAAAAGTTGTTGCCGCAAATAGAGAAGGCGCGGATTTCTTTCTAGTGCCTAATCAAAAGGGAGCGGTCGGGTCAAATTATGAAGAGGCAAAGGAAGCAGCAGAGTCAATCAATACATCAATGGAAATTATTCCGATCGATACAATAGACGAGGCTCTCGAATTCTTAATTAGTTTGCCGGACAATAATTAA
- a CDS encoding patatin-like phospholipase family protein translates to MGTNGPAIGLALGSGGARGFAHIGVLRTLHEAGIHIQYLAGSSMGALVASMHGVGHSIETMESFAKLFKRKYYLDFTVSRQGLVAGRKIESLIRLLAKRMKLEELEPAVQVVATDLLAGERVVIKQGDVAKAVRASMSIPGVFVPVQFNGRTLIDGGVVERVPVSVVREMGADIVLAVDVSFFRSTLESPSIHEIVMQTMDIMGRELARKQESGADLLIRPIIRHSSPLDFSETDLLIEQGAEACKQQLPMIRKLIEQWR, encoded by the coding sequence ATGGGTACAAACGGCCCGGCGATAGGACTGGCTCTTGGGTCTGGTGGAGCTAGAGGTTTTGCCCATATTGGTGTATTGCGGACATTACATGAAGCTGGAATTCATATTCAGTATCTTGCTGGAAGTAGCATGGGTGCACTTGTCGCTTCTATGCATGGCGTCGGTCATTCCATTGAGACGATGGAGTCTTTTGCAAAATTATTTAAACGTAAGTATTATTTAGATTTTACAGTTTCGAGACAAGGTCTAGTGGCTGGACGCAAGATTGAAAGCTTGATCAGGCTTTTGGCGAAACGAATGAAGTTAGAAGAGTTAGAACCTGCTGTCCAAGTGGTTGCGACTGACTTGCTTGCTGGTGAACGAGTTGTTATTAAGCAAGGAGATGTTGCAAAAGCAGTTCGGGCAAGTATGTCGATACCTGGAGTGTTCGTTCCAGTGCAATTCAACGGGCGCACGTTAATAGATGGAGGGGTTGTTGAACGGGTTCCTGTATCTGTTGTTCGGGAAATGGGGGCAGATATTGTGCTTGCAGTTGATGTTTCTTTTTTTCGATCCACACTCGAGTCACCATCGATTCACGAAATTGTTATGCAAACAATGGATATTATGGGGAGAGAATTAGCTAGGAAACAAGAATCAGGAGCTGATCTTTTAATAAGACCTATTATTAGGCATTCATCCCCACTTGATTTTTCTGAAACAGATTTGTTAATTGAACAAGGGGCAGAAGCGTGTAAGCAACAATTGCCGATGATACGGAAGTTGATTGAGCAATGGAGGTAA
- the ylbJ gene encoding sporulation integral membrane protein YlbJ, translating to MKEVRATSLLKTVILASSALILAFSLMLFPKEALEASTRGLEMWWNVVFPSLLPFFIVSELLIGFGVVSFLGVLLEPLMRPLFRVPGIGGFVWAMGLASGNPAGAKLAVQMRKQNRVTRVEGERLAAFTNSSNPLFIFGAIAVGFFHNPALGMVLALAHYLGNILVGIVLRYYGRDEMNHKSNSRISKTSIQNALHLLHQERVSDGRSIGKLLGDAVQSSIQTLLLIGGFIILFSVLNALLSLIGIIAIIASVFGILFTLVGLPSNLAEPFIAGLFEITIGAQAISHTTDTSLFAQVIIVSFVLAFGGFSIQAQVASILAESDIRFKPFFFARLLHGIFAAILSGIFYRVFYKPESKETMGNLIPNIDSSIAYYWNVFQQTAPYITLSALLLYIALATNMYKRTTLR from the coding sequence ATGAAAGAAGTTCGAGCTACATCCCTACTCAAAACAGTCATTCTCGCATCTTCTGCCCTTATTCTTGCATTTTCCCTTATGCTTTTTCCAAAAGAAGCGCTAGAAGCCTCTACTCGTGGCCTTGAGATGTGGTGGAATGTTGTATTCCCTTCACTGTTACCATTTTTTATTGTCTCTGAGCTACTAATTGGCTTTGGTGTTGTTTCGTTCTTAGGCGTATTATTAGAACCGCTAATGCGTCCCCTTTTTCGCGTTCCAGGAATCGGCGGTTTCGTATGGGCAATGGGACTCGCTAGCGGAAATCCAGCTGGAGCAAAGCTAGCTGTTCAAATGAGAAAACAAAACCGAGTAACAAGAGTTGAGGGTGAACGACTTGCCGCATTTACAAATTCATCTAACCCCCTATTTATCTTTGGGGCCATTGCAGTTGGTTTTTTTCACAATCCTGCCTTAGGAATGGTTCTTGCGCTTGCTCATTACCTCGGAAATATCCTTGTTGGGATTGTCTTACGTTATTATGGACGAGATGAAATGAATCATAAATCAAATAGTCGCATATCCAAAACATCAATCCAAAATGCATTGCACCTACTACACCAAGAACGGGTTAGCGATGGACGGAGCATCGGCAAGCTTCTTGGCGACGCCGTTCAATCCTCGATTCAAACATTACTTTTAATAGGTGGTTTCATCATTCTTTTTTCCGTTTTAAATGCTCTATTATCTTTAATTGGGATTATTGCAATTATCGCCTCTGTATTCGGTATTCTATTTACTTTAGTTGGATTGCCTTCTAACTTAGCTGAACCATTTATAGCAGGTCTGTTTGAAATTACCATAGGCGCACAGGCAATAAGTCACACGACAGATACGAGTTTATTCGCTCAAGTTATTATTGTTTCTTTTGTACTCGCCTTCGGTGGTTTTTCCATTCAAGCACAGGTAGCGAGTATTTTAGCAGAATCAGACATTCGTTTTAAACCATTCTTTTTCGCTCGACTTTTACACGGGATTTTTGCAGCTATACTTTCTGGTATTTTCTATCGTGTCTTTTATAAGCCCGAATCAAAGGAAACGATGGGGAATTTAATTCCTAACATCGATTCATCAATCGCTTATTACTGGAATGTTTTTCAGCAGACTGCCCCATATATCACACTAAGCGCTTTACTACTTTATATCGCTTTGGCTACAAACATGTATAAGCGCACGACTCTTCGTTAA
- the coaD gene encoding pantetheine-phosphate adenylyltransferase, which produces MKRAICSGSFDPVTNGHIDLFERAATMFDEVVVSILTNNKKSPLLSLKERLDLLHKVTGHLDNVKIDTFDGLLVEFAKAKKATAIVRGLRSSSDFDYEMNIASMNKELAPEIETVFFMTKPAYAFISSSIVKEAASYGSNVSRLVPKPVADALANAYKR; this is translated from the coding sequence ATGAAAAGAGCAATCTGTTCAGGAAGTTTTGATCCTGTTACAAATGGACATATTGATTTATTTGAACGGGCAGCTACGATGTTTGACGAGGTAGTGGTTTCAATACTGACTAATAATAAGAAAAGTCCTCTGCTTTCATTAAAAGAACGTTTGGACCTTCTACATAAAGTGACTGGACATTTAGATAATGTCAAAATTGATACATTTGACGGTTTACTTGTTGAGTTCGCGAAAGCAAAGAAGGCCACGGCGATTGTTCGTGGTCTAAGGTCAAGCTCCGATTTTGATTATGAAATGAATATCGCATCTATGAATAAAGAGTTAGCTCCTGAAATTGAGACTGTTTTTTTTATGACAAAGCCAGCCTATGCTTTTATTAGCTCAAGTATTGTAAAAGAAGCAGCTAGTTATGGATCAAATGTATCAAGGCTTGTGCCTAAGCCAGTAGCAGATGCATTGGCTAATGCTTATAAACGTTAA
- the rsmD gene encoding 16S rRNA (guanine(966)-N(2))-methyltransferase RsmD: protein MRVVAGEKGGLQLKAVPGKQTRPTTDKVKEAIFNMVGPFFADGSCLDLYAGSGGLGIEALSRGIKSCVFVDSQKQAIETIHANLAHTSLQDQSSVYRNDSMRALKALIKREATFSLIFLDPPYAKAEQQLKTGLALISDYDLLQVGGTIVCETGAVTTLPIDIGGLLKVRDELYGDTRISLYERRSSR, encoded by the coding sequence ATGAGAGTTGTCGCAGGCGAAAAAGGTGGATTACAATTAAAGGCTGTTCCAGGAAAACAAACAAGGCCGACAACTGATAAAGTAAAAGAAGCAATATTTAACATGGTAGGACCTTTTTTTGCAGATGGTAGTTGTCTTGATTTATATGCTGGGAGCGGTGGACTTGGTATTGAAGCATTAAGTCGCGGGATTAAGTCTTGTGTATTTGTTGATTCCCAGAAGCAAGCGATTGAAACGATTCACGCTAATTTAGCTCACACTAGTTTACAAGACCAATCAAGCGTGTATCGGAACGATAGTATGAGGGCATTAAAAGCTCTAATTAAGAGAGAAGCAACTTTTTCATTAATCTTTTTAGATCCACCTTATGCAAAAGCAGAACAACAGTTAAAAACAGGGTTAGCTCTTATAAGTGATTATGATCTTTTGCAAGTTGGTGGGACAATTGTCTGTGAAACAGGTGCGGTAACAACTTTGCCTATAGATATAGGTGGATTATTAAAGGTGCGTGATGAATTATATGGGGACACACGAATCTCACTTTATGAAAGGAGGTCTTCTCGATGA
- a CDS encoding DUF7147 family protein translates to MIQRFIELGEGYADYFELIELTKNNASRIHSCIQLEAGENKVSLAVALSPPTDTRFMPIYLCCEGLHKNSKRISQFEELATSLGHHVHVICVQEKSSFYDRALYNQYLLGLLRMQHILPPMR, encoded by the coding sequence ATGATACAACGATTTATTGAACTTGGAGAAGGCTATGCCGATTATTTTGAACTTATTGAGCTAACAAAAAACAATGCTTCTCGCATCCATTCATGTATACAACTAGAAGCAGGCGAGAACAAAGTATCTCTCGCCGTGGCCCTCTCTCCTCCAACAGACACTCGTTTTATGCCAATCTATTTGTGTTGTGAAGGTCTACATAAAAACAGCAAACGAATTTCACAATTTGAGGAGCTTGCTACAAGCCTTGGTCATCACGTCCATGTAATATGTGTCCAAGAGAAAAGCTCTTTTTACGACCGAGCACTATATAATCAATATTTGCTTGGTTTATTGCGCATGCAACATATTCTTCCACCAATGCGATAA
- a CDS encoding YlbG family protein has protein sequence MISQNRQGIVVWLTSLKYARQLRRFGHVQYVSKKMKYVVFYCDQAKVAELMDKLSSFHFVTDVKPSMRPFISTDYQNAKPDKAKEYDYKLGI, from the coding sequence ATGATCAGCCAAAATCGCCAAGGAATTGTTGTGTGGCTAACTTCATTAAAATATGCGAGACAGCTGCGACGTTTTGGGCATGTGCAATACGTTTCAAAGAAGATGAAGTATGTGGTTTTTTATTGTGATCAGGCTAAAGTTGCGGAATTAATGGACAAGCTTTCCTCATTTCACTTCGTTACTGATGTTAAGCCTTCGATGAGGCCATTCATTAGCACAGATTATCAGAATGCAAAACCAGATAAAGCAAAGGAATATGATTATAAATTAGGGATCTAA
- a CDS encoding YlbF family regulator, producing the protein MLATMDAMEMLQASDELAAMVIESDVFEDYRMARNRLNESPEAQAKVERFKKVKLAHEEVQRFGKYHPDYTSVSKEIRVAKRELDKDERIMAFKQAETELESLLNELSAVIAHTVSPSIKVPTGNPFFDSMSCSGGCGSGKGCSCG; encoded by the coding sequence ATGCTTGCAACAATGGATGCAATGGAGATGCTTCAGGCATCGGACGAATTAGCGGCGATGGTCATAGAGTCGGATGTGTTTGAGGATTATCGTATGGCACGCAATCGTTTGAATGAAAGCCCGGAAGCTCAAGCTAAAGTTGAGCGTTTCAAGAAAGTGAAGCTCGCTCATGAAGAAGTGCAGCGGTTCGGGAAATACCATCCAGATTATACTTCTGTCTCAAAAGAAATACGCGTTGCAAAACGTGAATTAGATAAAGATGAGCGGATTATGGCTTTTAAACAGGCAGAGACGGAGCTAGAGTCACTGTTAAATGAGTTAAGTGCTGTGATTGCTCACACTGTCTCACCCTCGATTAAAGTACCAACGGGGAACCCGTTTTTTGATTCCATGTCATGCAGTGGTGGCTGCGGATCTGGAAAAGGATGCAGCTGCGGATAG
- a CDS encoding ATP-grasp domain-containing protein encodes MNLITFNPFRTIGIPGIDYVKPEKMFDEHKKIQAADLCLFPENWQVTSLVYGHKKAIFPSIESIQLGYSKIEMTRALWTVCREHVPKTRILGTSTTTIDEILNTFTFPFVAKTVRSSMGKGVFLIHTKEDFLNYARNHDVLYVQEYIENYRDLRLCVIGDKVVNSYWRVNEDGFHNNVAQGGEISFDNVPEAAIELVERTARSLNINHAGFDIIVTNDHLYILEFNTLFGNQGFQEQGLRVENFIFDYIKIISNESA; translated from the coding sequence GTGAACCTTATAACATTTAACCCCTTTCGTACAATCGGTATTCCGGGGATTGATTATGTTAAACCAGAGAAAATGTTTGATGAGCATAAAAAAATACAAGCAGCTGATTTGTGCTTATTTCCTGAGAACTGGCAAGTAACAAGCCTCGTTTACGGTCATAAAAAAGCGATTTTTCCGAGTATCGAAAGCATTCAACTAGGTTATAGCAAAATTGAAATGACTCGTGCCCTGTGGACTGTTTGCAGGGAGCATGTACCAAAAACACGTATCTTGGGGACAAGTACAACAACAATAGATGAAATTCTAAATACATTTACATTCCCATTTGTAGCGAAGACTGTCCGCTCGTCAATGGGAAAAGGCGTCTTTCTCATTCATACAAAAGAAGATTTCTTAAATTATGCAAGGAATCATGATGTGCTATATGTACAAGAATACATTGAAAATTACCGAGACTTACGCCTTTGTGTCATAGGCGATAAAGTTGTGAACAGCTATTGGCGTGTAAACGAGGACGGTTTCCATAACAACGTAGCGCAAGGAGGAGAAATTTCATTTGATAATGTTCCCGAAGCTGCAATCGAACTAGTAGAACGTACTGCTCGCTCTTTAAACATTAATCATGCTGGATTTGATATCATCGTAACCAATGATCACTTATACATTCTTGAATTTAATACACTCTTTGGAAATCAAGGTTTTCAAGAACAAGGTCTACGTGTTGAGAACTTTATTTTTGACTATATTAAAATAATCAGTAACGAATCAGCTTAA
- a CDS encoding YlbE-like family protein: MREEIRRKLIEQPELKEFLRYHPQWYRSLSRQPEKISEMEKEANYFYGKTFPQRVEKMQNNVSMVMMLMEMIKMGQSTVTETVQSVTN, translated from the coding sequence ATGAGAGAAGAAATTCGCAGAAAATTAATTGAACAACCAGAGTTAAAAGAGTTTCTTCGATATCATCCACAATGGTACCGAAGTTTGTCGAGACAACCTGAAAAAATTAGTGAGATGGAAAAAGAAGCAAATTATTTTTACGGGAAAACGTTTCCGCAACGGGTAGAAAAAATGCAGAACAATGTAAGCATGGTTATGATGCTGATGGAAATGATTAAAATGGGGCAGAGTACGGTGACTGAAACTGTACAGTCAGTAACGAATTAG
- a CDS encoding YlbD family protein — protein MESQSNLHPSVQEFKEFVKKHPGIMTEVQEGHRKLQHVYEEWTVLGADHEQWRAFMQEPIQEEKVDANVNQKQDENQTSENATSSDESGAGGTGEFLGQLMGLVKKMNVQDLQSHLTQFSSVLGNVQNLMQTFQKPQEPVRRQESDSPFSFRRD, from the coding sequence ATGGAAAGCCAATCCAATTTGCATCCTTCTGTACAGGAATTCAAGGAATTCGTCAAAAAGCACCCAGGCATAATGACAGAAGTCCAAGAGGGGCATCGGAAGCTCCAACATGTATATGAAGAATGGACCGTACTTGGCGCAGATCATGAGCAATGGAGAGCGTTTATGCAAGAGCCTATTCAAGAAGAAAAAGTGGATGCAAACGTGAATCAAAAACAAGATGAAAATCAAACGAGTGAGAATGCTACATCGTCAGATGAATCTGGCGCTGGTGGTACAGGTGAATTTTTAGGGCAATTAATGGGGCTTGTGAAGAAGATGAATGTTCAAGACTTACAATCTCATTTAACTCAGTTTAGTTCTGTACTAGGAAATGTTCAAAATTTAATGCAGACGTTTCAAAAGCCTCAGGAACCAGTAAGGAGACAAGAAAGTGATTCACCATTTTCATTTCGTAGAGATTAA
- a CDS encoding PaaI family thioesterase, translated as MDLNKKIHSYLQEATDEETAVLDQIIDGLLATQRKEQLTYLSGITHAEATIPNKDTFAIRVPITPLIHNPLNIVHGGMTATLLDSAMGGAAMQVLPDHLTAVTSQLNIHYLRPGTGKTLECKATVVHAGKQLIVVEGNAFDDRNRMIAKATGTFFVIPRK; from the coding sequence TTGGATCTAAACAAAAAAATACACTCTTATTTGCAAGAAGCAACGGATGAAGAAACAGCTGTACTCGACCAAATTATTGACGGGTTGCTCGCCACACAAAGAAAAGAGCAACTTACATATTTATCAGGTATCACTCATGCAGAAGCAACCATACCAAACAAGGATACCTTCGCCATTCGTGTCCCTATTACACCTTTAATCCATAACCCATTAAACATTGTCCATGGCGGTATGACAGCTACCTTACTGGACTCAGCCATGGGCGGTGCTGCTATGCAAGTGTTACCAGATCATTTAACCGCTGTTACATCTCAGCTAAACATCCATTACCTACGTCCTGGTACAGGGAAAACACTTGAATGCAAAGCTACCGTTGTCCATGCAGGTAAACAACTTATCGTAGTTGAAGGAAATGCTTTTGATGATCGTAATCGAATGATCGCAAAAGCAACTGGCACTTTCTTTGTTATCCCTAGAAAGTAG
- a CDS encoding CAP domain-containing protein — protein MIKRLVLLGVLSAILAVLVYEYTQYPINETSASFVKKKQSSLVEGKELTYPARFERLNEDEETDEVEEVNETEQAAEATVNLGALLESSSEDVLSSFGEPERRDPSAFGYTSWVYPQFENGYMIIGVEQDRVVSIVASGTLVSGLLGNERAGFSELASSFTFERNVPVETESGLFTFRLTDLDFEMRPLAQVEDNWLQVYMDIHTDEVSSIRLMTSDVLLKQKPYSLSYTADLPEKPTLTEEEQKEVEAANERQIFEHTNHIRTYHNLHTLEWSEEVSDIAYLHSLDMHDEQYFDHKSPLRGTLTDRFETGGVPFERAGENIALKYVDGIAAVEGWLNSEGHRVNLLHHDFTYLGVGVYGEYYTQNFWKPQ, from the coding sequence ATGATTAAACGTTTGGTATTGCTTGGAGTGTTATCAGCGATTTTGGCTGTCTTAGTATATGAATACACTCAGTATCCTATAAATGAAACAAGTGCTTCTTTCGTTAAGAAAAAACAATCTTCTTTGGTGGAAGGGAAAGAACTTACATATCCAGCACGTTTTGAACGTTTAAATGAAGATGAAGAAACTGACGAAGTCGAAGAAGTGAATGAAACCGAACAAGCTGCAGAAGCAACCGTTAATCTTGGCGCTTTACTAGAAAGTTCTAGTGAAGATGTATTATCCAGCTTTGGTGAACCAGAAAGACGAGACCCTTCCGCTTTTGGATACACTTCTTGGGTATATCCTCAGTTTGAAAATGGGTACATGATTATTGGCGTAGAACAAGATCGTGTTGTTAGTATTGTGGCAAGTGGTACTCTTGTAAGTGGTCTTTTAGGAAATGAAAGGGCAGGGTTTAGTGAACTTGCTTCATCATTTACATTTGAAAGGAATGTGCCGGTTGAAACAGAGTCTGGCCTGTTTACATTTCGTTTAACAGATTTAGATTTTGAAATGAGGCCTCTCGCGCAAGTTGAAGATAATTGGTTGCAAGTATATATGGATATTCATACAGATGAGGTATCTTCGATCCGTTTGATGACATCAGATGTTTTATTAAAACAAAAGCCTTATTCACTAAGTTATACTGCGGATTTGCCGGAAAAGCCAACTTTAACCGAAGAAGAACAGAAAGAAGTTGAAGCAGCGAACGAACGTCAAATATTCGAACATACAAACCATATTCGTACCTATCACAATCTACACACGCTGGAATGGTCTGAAGAAGTTTCTGACATAGCTTATCTTCACTCTCTAGATATGCATGATGAACAATATTTTGACCATAAGTCACCGTTGCGGGGAACTTTAACTGACCGTTTTGAAACGGGAGGAGTTCCTTTTGAGAGGGCCGGTGAGAATATTGCATTGAAATATGTAGACGGTATTGCAGCCGTCGAGGGATGGTTAAATAGTGAGGGGCATCGGGTAAATTTGTTGCACCATGACTTTACATACCTCGGGGTAGGTGTGTATGGTGAGTATTATACGCAAAATTTCTGGAAACCACAGTGA
- a CDS encoding YugN family protein, whose amino-acid sequence MKFTETGLDEHEVKFSIAHHAAESLGFVHADQWDYERAMFDYKMVHHEGTFYLRVPVYSVKGDIPAATTMVQIMPPILGKHYYPHGVEYEGETFPQAIIDKCEKKLSLLAKTIKSEM is encoded by the coding sequence GTGAAATTTACCGAAACAGGACTTGATGAACATGAAGTGAAATTCTCAATCGCGCATCACGCTGCAGAATCTCTAGGATTTGTCCACGCGGACCAATGGGATTATGAACGTGCCATGTTTGACTACAAAATGGTACATCACGAAGGAACATTTTATTTACGTGTTCCTGTTTATAGTGTGAAAGGTGACATACCTGCAGCAACTACCATGGTGCAAATCATGCCTCCAATTCTTGGAAAGCATTATTATCCCCATGGAGTTGAATATGAAGGTGAAACTTTTCCACAAGCAATCATTGATAAATGCGAAAAGAAACTATCTCTTTTAGCGAAAACGATTAAAAGTGAAATGTAA
- a CDS encoding TcaA NTF2-like domain-containing protein: MKRFLASSFVLLTMVLGGCGYSEPEELEAVSDDLADELTAFVTAYKEEMIQAINENKTDRLEEEFLIPNTSFYHALHRYREDLQKNGSFKELVSFEVESAWYEPDEGDYFVDATEEVRIITGDESEEIKRHVRFHVAEGSDDSYRLYAIIDQTNK, translated from the coding sequence GTGAAACGTTTTTTAGCAAGCAGTTTCGTATTGCTAACAATGGTACTTGGAGGTTGTGGTTATTCAGAACCAGAAGAACTTGAGGCCGTTTCTGATGATCTTGCTGATGAGTTAACCGCTTTTGTGACTGCTTATAAAGAAGAGATGATTCAAGCTATAAACGAAAATAAAACAGATAGACTTGAAGAAGAGTTTCTAATTCCAAACACTTCTTTTTATCATGCACTACATCGGTACAGGGAAGATTTGCAGAAAAATGGATCGTTCAAAGAACTTGTCTCTTTTGAAGTTGAGTCTGCTTGGTACGAACCTGATGAAGGAGACTATTTTGTAGATGCTACTGAAGAAGTCCGAATAATAACTGGCGATGAAAGCGAAGAAATTAAGCGTCATGTCCGTTTCCATGTAGCAGAAGGGTCTGATGATAGCTATCGGTTATATGCAATAATCGATCAAACAAATAAATAA
- a CDS encoding DUF420 domain-containing protein: MNSGSNQPVKKRNYRPAIIIISIVLIGAIGILAGLPGVDDFDLFDVTILPLMNAIFNTFTFLFLVGALIAILKRKVTVHRRFIYAAFGTTTFFLITYVAHHFLSESTAYGGSGFLMYFYYFILITHIVLAAAIVPLALTSVARAWNMENERHKKIARWTMPIWLYVSFTGVLVYILISPYY, translated from the coding sequence ATGAACAGTGGCTCTAATCAGCCTGTAAAAAAAAGAAACTATCGACCAGCAATAATTATTATTTCAATTGTATTAATAGGTGCGATTGGTATACTTGCGGGTCTACCTGGTGTGGATGACTTTGATTTATTTGATGTCACCATTCTGCCTTTAATGAATGCGATTTTTAACACATTTACATTCTTATTTTTAGTAGGAGCACTTATCGCGATATTGAAGCGAAAGGTGACTGTACATCGCCGTTTTATTTACGCTGCGTTTGGAACAACAACTTTTTTCCTAATTACTTATGTTGCCCACCATTTTCTCTCTGAATCGACCGCGTATGGCGGGAGCGGTTTTTTGATGTATTTCTATTATTTCATTTTGATTACACATATTGTTTTAGCTGCCGCTATTGTTCCTCTAGCCTTAACAAGTGTTGCTAGGGCGTGGAATATGGAGAATGAACGTCATAAAAAAATAGCCCGTTGGACGATGCCAATATGGCTATATGTTAGTTTTACAGGTGTGTTAGTTTACATCTTGATTTCACCTTACTATTAA
- a CDS encoding cytochrome C oxidase subunit IV family protein yields MADDHLSKPFDKSAMTAEEKRDMKKDIRKQIVVFVLLLFLTVLAFAAVAAEAVPNSFAVPFILILAVVQLLLQLLFFMHMKDKDHTWATVFMITGIFVTMPTIVALMLLIGVVKY; encoded by the coding sequence ATGGCTGACGATCACTTAAGCAAACCGTTTGATAAAAGCGCAATGACTGCCGAAGAAAAACGCGATATGAAAAAAGATATTCGTAAGCAAATTGTTGTTTTTGTATTGTTGCTCTTTTTAACAGTGCTTGCATTTGCAGCAGTTGCGGCTGAGGCAGTTCCAAATAGTTTTGCAGTACCATTTATTTTAATTTTGGCTGTTGTTCAGCTGTTGCTCCAACTACTGTTCTTTATGCACATGAAAGATAAAGATCATACTTGGGCCACTGTATTTATGATTACTGGTATCTTTGTTACAATGCCAACGATTGTGGCACTTATGTTGCTTATCGGTGTTGTTAAGTATTAA